TAATTGAGGCGGCCGACATCACTACGACATTTGCGCCTAAGATTTACTACAAGTTCATGCaaagcatacctatggctaggattcataccaattTAGAAAAAAAGTATCTCTACAAGTTCACGAAAAAGTACGCCTACAGCTAgagtttgcaccaacacaaaaaaaggagaaaagcaagggaaagaggaagtgttggaagataTACCAGGGATTCGCTTGTCCGCTTTGCTCTACTGATTATCACACGGCCGAAATAAAATAAATAGGCGTGAAATAAAGGAGAGGTCAGCCCTACTTTTGTATGCatggtacttgggagtttgaacaAGGAAAGAATTTCCTGTTTGagccaagtaaggaaaagaggcaaccggtccCGCGGAGACAAAGTTACCAAGCCAAGACCATACGCGCCATTTCCTTGTCCccacatgccaagccatccgcgcatgCCTTCCCCTTCCAAGCCGTTtgtgccattgccttggccccacatgccaagccatccgcgcatgctttgcctctccAACACATCCGCGCATACTTTCCCTCTCCAAGACCGTCCGCGCATACTTTGCCTCTCCAACACTGTCCGCGTCGTGACTTTCCAATACCACAAATTCTCCAAGTCAGCGTCATGATGtgccctaacccatccaaggagATACATAGCCAGATCAGGCCAACAGTTTTCATCTCGCCAcatcatggtcttcatcactagtacaatttatgcaaggccgccaacatggGAAGCACAAACtttctttacctctcgaaaaaggttagtcagacttttcctgaccatcttatcaCGACTTGTTGTTTTAATTTCTTGTCCTAGCCtggcaccatcttatgcttacctcgcaacgatgctcccgttccgagttaagcaggggacttaatgttgatggtggtttttagcctagggataaaatcgtaaaaccgcatctctgacatgacgtcatcatgaccattagcacatttattgaatcaatcagcatgtttacgtaagaattaccagtgtaccttttttttatgtgtcatgttccacggcagaacccttatacatcgactgacatcatctatgccaaaccctaaattctcatgctatcgcgccaaggcataccaaccatgccagctgcgccactgtgccaatggcaaaccatgccagccacatctccgcgccaaggcatgccaaccatgccagccacatctccgctccaaggcatgccaaccatgccagccgcaccactgtgccaatggcaaaccatgccagccacatctccgcgccaaggaatgtcaaccatgccagccgcaccactgtgccaatggaaaaccatgccagccacatctccgcgccaaggcatgccaaccatgctatccgcaccatgtgccaaacggcatgccaagcccttggccccgccatgccaagccaaacacacctagccatgctagccgcaccatgtgacAAACGGCATGCCAGTCCCTTGGCCCCGCCATTCCAAGCCAAATGCACCTAGCCATGCTaaccgcaccatgtgccaaacgtcATGCCAAGCCCtaagccccaccatgccaagccaaacgcacttagccatgctagccgcaccatgtgccaaacggcatgccaagcccttggccccgctatgtcaagccaaacgcacctaaccatgctagccacaccatgtgccaaatggcatgccaatcccttggccctgccatgccaagccaaaatcacctagccatgctagccgcaccatgttccaaacggcatgccaagcccttggccccgccatgccaatccaaacgcacctagccatgctagccgcaccatgtgccaaacgacatgtcaagcccttggccccgccataccaagccaaacgcacctagccatgctagccgcaccatgtgcctaACGGCATGAcaagcccttggccccgccatgccaagccaaacgcacctagccatgctagccgcaccatgtgccaaacggcatgccaagcccttggccccgccatgccaatcCAAACGCACCtatccatgctagccgcaccatgtgccaaatggcatgccaatcctttggccccaccatgccaaacacaccttgccaatggcatgccaacctagtcgcgccaccatgttggccttccctatgcggctactaaaacgaaggtgtgcgacaatcaacggtggCCCTTCAATCCCacgagcaaatcctagccatccaaggttaccagacaacacatggtaacctttggcccgaaaccctagtttggcgaCGCCAAACCGCgcgaaggcatgccatgccaatggcatgccaacctagccgcgccaccatgctggccttccctatgcggctactaaaacgaaggcgtgcgacaatcaacggtcgcccttcaatcccaggagcaaatcctagccatccaaggttaccagacaacgcatggtaacctttggcccgaaaccctagtttggccacgccaaaccgcaccaaggcatgccatgccaatggcataccaacctAGCcccgccaccatgctggccttccctatgcggctactaaaactaaggcgtgcgacaatcaatggtcacccttcaatcccaggagaaaatcctagccatccaaggttatcagactacgcatggtaacctttggaccgaaaccctagtttggccacgccaaaccgcgccaaggaatgccatgccaatggcaggCCAATCTAGACGCGCCACCATGATGTCCttacctatgcggctactaaaacgaaggcgtgcgacaatcaacggttttCCTTCAATCCCAgaagcaaatcctagccatccaaggttaccagacaacgcatggtaacctttggaccgaaaccctagtttggtaaCGCCAAACTgctccaaggaatgccaacctagccgcgccaccatgttatacttccctatgcggctactaaaacgaaggcgtgcgacaatcaacggtctcccttcaatcccaggagcaaatcctatccatccaaggttaccagacaacgcatggtaacctttggcccgaaaccataGTTTGGCTACgacaaactgcgccaaggcatgccaaccttgccgcgccaccatgctggtaTTCCCTTTGCGGCCACCAAAAAATGtaagcgtgcgacgatcaacggctacctttcctcttaaaatgcaaaatatcgaccgccgaaggtcaccaagccagcaagtctcccaagctctaCATACCAGGAAACgacaatatgctacatgttttccacgaaaacattcgagacatcaacacatatcacaaactgggggatcctctttgggtattggtttggcggtttacagtgtgcgacgtacactacgcccgtaatAAGGaagtttcataaggatgaggcggttagtaaatacagggagtaatggtgaaacgctcttttttatggaacatcaattccatgcgttaacgattaccacctcctcccatttactcacctatttttccattccttaatgagaccagagtaagTTACacctcgacttgtataaataggtcttacctattttctatcgaacaacaagttcagtcaggagcatacaacactcagaaaacatttgataGCTTTCCATCtgctagcttcccactttctggtacaagtcgtagaaaacaactactcttccagaactattctggtctcaacactttctttgcttccctccccaaaaccaacccattctccttcactttatgattGAAGAaagtttggaacgaccatttattggtttaggccggacttgtacagattgatatctcgaatctaaagtactcccttgcagtacattgtttagggtttaaattcgtttctcactcacacacccgaaattaccgaaatcagcagaaaccattttcacccacaaacacttacaaaaaaaaagtatAGCAAGAATTAGTTTTATTTATCAGGCTGTATGCTTCGGAAAATTTGAGCCGACCAACAAAACATCAGGGTTGCTGGCTCCGACTAACTTATAGCTCAACCTTTAAGTTGCTGCCAAACCACAactattttaattttaatgtgaGACTACGTTGGACCCTAAATTTTCTCATCCAAGACTCCGGCTAATTTAACCCGACCAACAAATCACTAGGACCGTACTAGGTTGTTCGTACGGTCTCAACTACCTATACGCGATATTTTTTAATTCGAATATCGGGTCTGTTAGTCCTGACTAACTTACAATGTTGACTAAAATATTTTTGGAGGCTACAAACTCGCGGAACCAGGTTTCCGTTTTAATGTGGACTAAAAAGAAGATTAATGTACCAGATGGACTAAAATCCACTAAAATATTGTTGGAGGCTACAAACTCGCGGAACCAGGTTTCCGTTTTAGTGTGGACTAAAAAGAAGATTAATGTATCAGATGGACTAAAATCCgaaaaattaagaaataagaggaGCAGCATATAAAGTTTAGAGGATTAAAggtcaaatacaaataaaaataaggGCTAATTTAGGATTCTTGGAAttctgggggggggggggtagagAGGTCTAGCTCGTCTGTGGTTCCGTCACTGTTCCTGTCTTTTTTGTGTGTTGTTGAATGATTTTCGGATTTATGTATATGATATACTCTTTGGAGAACTACTtaaaattataaataatatatacaatGTATATGTGTCTCCATTACTTTCATGCTACTTAGATTTAAAACAATGAGATTTTTACATATTACAGATAATGAACCAACTGTTGTAGTGACATGTGTCTGACCACTACCTACATGTGTCATAGTGCATGCACATGCCTCCTTCATGCATAACACTTGTTGTCTTTTCTCTTATACTAATTACACATGTAATGGGTGTCTCTACCTTCTCTTACTTTCCTACATGTATTTAATGAGAAGCACAATGAATGAGAAATATGTCTGATTCTCTTTGTCTTTTGTCTCCTTTATGTTTTACTCTTTTGTCTCCTCCATGCAACAAACTTAAATACGTTATCAACacttttttctttgtttccacttgAGCATTAATCCTTCACAAACAAAAGTTGTTGATTCTACCATTAATATCAAGTAGGATTTTCAAAAAGAAGGTATTCCTCAAACTTCCTTTCTATATTTCCCTTAAAATAAAATACTCATAATAGCAGTAATTATTTTGATTTGCATGCatgtttattcttcttcttcttcttttgatttaaATGCATGtttgtccttcttcttcatcacatgATAATTGTTGATAATAGTACTTTACTCTATTTTCTTATCACTTGCTTGTATACTCTCTTGATAGTTATAAATTTCTTTTTACATGTGATAGGAAATATAATAATCCATGTTGCATGTTTATCTCCCTTATTTAtctagagattttaaatatgtgataaaataattttatttgtacttgtttgaagaacaagaagaagaaaatcgtATTTCTTTTATGCATGCATGCTTGTCCTCTTGAAAGAGATATTTGGTTTATCACCTACTATTAAATATCTCCCCTAAAGTAATAAATGTTTGTCCTTTCACCCCTAATAAATTAACTCATGTGATAGACAAAAGCATCTCTGATTTGTTTTAAACTTTACCATATAAAGTTGAACCATTATGATATTATAATATAATATTGTCTTTTACCTTTGACTTACCTTTTGAAAAACAAGATGCATGTaaattaataaaaagaaaaaattatgaaaatcaagaagaaagaagataatATTGTGATTTTGTATTACTTGTTAGAAATAGTAGTGAACTACAAATTATTACCATCAAATATTGTCCTGATTACAACTAAAGTCATAAAATAATATGTATTTTTTAACACTcatttgtgtatatatatatatatatatatatatatatatatatatatatatatatatattattgatTTTCATACACTTGCAAAGGAATGACAACTTGAATCCTTATGAAATATGTGCATGTAAATATTAAAtatttttgtattctattttttcaAGCAAACCTATTTTTGGTTCATCAATTTGTtaaccataaagaaatttggttaGTCATTTTTGTTGACGGGTTATGACCATAAATTGGACTATGACATATCTGTATTACCTATATAACCATAAAGAAACTTGGTTTATATATggccataaagaaatttggtcaTAAGAAATGGTATCGAAATTTGTCATGTTTATGGACTCAAAAGGATTTGAGCACCATATTAATGTCTTTTACTTTGTCTATGTAGATGGACCCAATTCGACCAGAATTCGAACTTTTGGACTCAGCAGGACTTGAATACCACCGTTGGGTCGCTGATGTGGAAACTACCTTCGTTGCAAAGGATTTCACCTCCACTATTAAGCCATCTGCCAACGTTGCTCCGACAACTGAGAAAGACAAATCTAATGCTCTTATGTTCCTCAAGAGGCATATCGATCCTAACCTACGTTGGGGTTATCATCACTTGAAGACACCAAAAGAGCTATGGGATGCTCTTGATAGCCGGTTTGGGAACATTCATGATTCCTTAATACCACAATTGAACGTCTTGTGGAACGAAATCCGGTTTCTCGATTATGTAAAAGTGAATGATTTCCAAAAAGACATGTTGCGAATTCAGGCACGTATGGACTTTTGTGGAAAGAAACTTACTGATGAGAAAATGATTCAAAAAATCCTATCGACCTTTCCTACCTCTTCCATGATACTAGAAAACCAGTATCGTTTAGAGGTAGATAACAAAAGAATCACCACATTCAGTAGGTTGATAAACTTACTGCAAGTGGCCCAAAGGAACAATGAGATTCTTGTCAACAACAATTCCAGAGCTGTCGGGAAAAAGAAAGTTCCCGAAGCTAACCACGGCAAGGTCAATAAAGGGAAGGGGCCCAAAGGAAAGAGGGATCGACATTATGATTCAGATCCATACCCACATGGAGATAACACCTCTCATGGAAGAGGACGTAAGGGACATAATCGAGGTCGAGGGCGAAATAGTTATTATAATATTTGGCACAGAGAAGGAACTTCTGGCCATAGTGGTAGTGATCCTAAGTTCGACAAAACCCCTACGAATCCCGTCACTAAAGAGGCTGCAGATGGAAGTGCGCCTTGTTTTAGGTGTGGATTCACCGGACATTGGTTCAAGCATTGCAAGGCTAGCGACAATCTAGCTGCGAGCTACAAAAAGTATCGGGAAGCTATCGAACAAGAGGCTAACTACGCATAACAAAATACTGTTACCTCTGACGCTAACCTCACAAT
This is a stretch of genomic DNA from Papaver somniferum cultivar HN1 chromosome 1, ASM357369v1, whole genome shotgun sequence. It encodes these proteins:
- the LOC113342594 gene encoding uncharacterized protein LOC113342594, producing MDPIRPEFELLDSAGLEYHRWVADVETTFVAKDFTSTIKPSANVAPTTEKDKSNALMFLKRHIDPNLRWGYHHLKTPKELWDALDSRFGNIHDSLIPQLNVLWNEIRFLDYVKVNDFQKDMLRIQARMDFCGKKLTDEKMIQKILSTFPTSSMILENQYRLEVDNKRITTFSRLINLLQVAQRNNEILVNNNSRAVGKKKVPEANHGKVNKGKGPKGKRDRHYDSDPYPHGDNTSHGRGRKGHNRGRGRNSYYNIWHREGTSGHSGSDPKFDKTPTNPVTKEAADGSAPCFRCGFTGHWFKHCKASDNLAASYKKYREAIEQEANYA